From the Thermovirga lienii DSM 17291 genome, one window contains:
- a CDS encoding methionyl-tRNA formyltransferase (PFAM: Formyl transferase; Formyl transferase, C-terminal domain~TIGRFAM: methionyl-tRNA formyltransferase~COGs: COG0223 Methionyl-tRNA formyltransferase~InterPro IPR005794: IPR002376: IPR005793~KEGG: aco:Amico_1021 methionyl-tRNA formyltransferase~PFAM: formyl transferase domain protein~SPTR: Methionyl-tRNA formyltransferase;~TIGRFAM: methionyl-tRNA formyltransferase) produces MLAFWFMGSGGFAARCLDQIVGSVPISLVVTNVPSKAGRGLKERPTPVDILASSLKLNVHRTSNLSKDELLIALLKDHSPEGIFVIDFGHIVDEPYLSWGKVGCFNVHPSLLPRYRGAAPVQRAIMNGDRRSGITVFKLVKKMDAGPILLQEEVEIPINATAGEMLEFMAVKGGKILLDALQLFLEGKIVPKEQKEEEATYAPKIDKAESKLSWDLPSEKFHNIVRALNPNPGAYLMYRGKRLKIWKTLMANAVEGAPGQVVALDKGFPVVSCGEGAVTLMEVQMEGRKRQDGASWFLGAGLKEGDMIL; encoded by the coding sequence TTGTTGGCTTTTTGGTTTATGGGGTCAGGAGGTTTTGCGGCTAGATGTCTGGACCAAATAGTTGGGAGTGTGCCGATCAGTCTGGTAGTGACCAATGTTCCATCTAAGGCAGGAAGAGGCCTGAAAGAGAGGCCAACACCGGTTGATATCTTAGCAAGCAGTTTAAAGTTGAATGTCCACAGAACCAGCAACCTTTCGAAAGATGAACTTCTTATAGCCCTTTTGAAAGACCACTCTCCAGAGGGCATATTTGTAATAGATTTCGGTCATATAGTAGATGAACCATACCTTTCTTGGGGTAAAGTAGGTTGCTTCAACGTGCATCCTTCTTTGTTGCCCCGGTATCGGGGAGCTGCTCCAGTCCAAAGGGCCATAATGAATGGAGACAGAAGGTCCGGTATAACTGTCTTCAAGTTGGTCAAAAAGATGGATGCCGGGCCCATATTATTGCAGGAAGAGGTTGAAATCCCCATTAACGCCACGGCAGGGGAAATGTTGGAATTCATGGCAGTTAAAGGTGGCAAAATATTGCTGGATGCTCTACAATTATTCTTGGAGGGTAAGATAGTACCGAAGGAACAGAAGGAAGAAGAGGCGACATATGCGCCGAAGATAGATAAAGCCGAGAGTAAGTTGAGCTGGGACCTACCTTCCGAGAAATTCCATAACATAGTGAGAGCTTTGAATCCGAATCCTGGAGCATATTTGATGTACAGGGGAAAGAGGTTAAAGATTTGGAAGACCTTGATGGCGAATGCTGTTGAGGGTGCACCGGGGCAGGTCGTGGCACTTGATAAGGGTTTCCCTGTGGTCTCTTGCGGAGAAGGTGCTGTGACATTGATGGAGGTCCAAATGGAAGGCAGAAAACGTCAAGATGGAGCATCTTGGTTTTTGGGGGCAGGTTTAAAGGAAGGGGATATGATTCTTTGA
- a CDS encoding tRNA delta(2)-isopentenylpyrophosphate transferase (PFAM: IPP transferase~TIGRFAM: tRNA dimethylallyltransferase~COGs: COG0324 tRNA delta(2)-isopentenylpyrophosphate transferase~InterPro IPR018022: IPR002627~KEGG: aco:Amico_1025 tRNA delta(2)-isopentenylpyrophosphate transferase~PFAM: tRNA isopentenyltransferase~PRIAM: tRNA isopentenyltransferase~SPTR: tRNA dimethylallyltransferase;~TIGRFAM: tRNA delta(2)-isopentenylpyrophosphate transferase) yields the protein MNMRSGNYLLSIIGPTAVGKTALSLKLAEALDAEIISVDSRQVYKYLDIGTDKVSEEIRSRIPHHLIDVVDPKEVFSAATFVEMTLKVIKDIRQRGKIPILVGGTPFYYSALFDGILTESLPKDEKVRKELELLWNQGCKEELRERLKRVDPKIYDKVHPNDGRRIIRFIEVFILTGKPMSWWSSFAKKQKSHFRPLYLGLYRNRQALYRAIEERVEKQFSEGFVEEVGRLLSMGYDEKLPAMQGFGYKELVLFHRGVLSLDEAKQGDIKATKAFARRQMTWFRRFSPSLWYDVTDRVPYQDIRQVVERWRTILNW from the coding sequence ATGAATATGCGTTCTGGAAATTATTTATTGTCCATAATAGGTCCGACTGCGGTGGGTAAAACTGCTTTGAGCCTAAAGTTGGCCGAGGCTCTTGATGCTGAGATAATCTCGGTGGATTCAAGGCAGGTTTACAAGTATCTTGATATAGGAACAGATAAGGTTTCAGAGGAGATAAGAAGCAGGATCCCCCACCACCTGATCGATGTTGTGGATCCAAAGGAGGTTTTCTCCGCGGCTACTTTTGTGGAGATGACGTTGAAGGTGATCAAAGATATTAGGCAGAGGGGCAAGATACCCATCTTGGTGGGAGGGACGCCTTTTTATTATAGTGCTCTCTTTGATGGCATACTCACCGAATCTTTACCCAAGGACGAAAAGGTGAGAAAAGAACTGGAACTATTGTGGAATCAGGGATGTAAAGAAGAATTGAGGGAGAGACTTAAAAGGGTTGATCCCAAGATATATGATAAGGTGCACCCTAACGACGGCAGGCGTATAATTAGGTTCATTGAGGTCTTTATCTTGACAGGCAAACCCATGTCTTGGTGGAGTTCCTTTGCGAAAAAGCAAAAATCTCATTTTAGGCCCCTTTATTTGGGGTTGTACAGGAATAGACAGGCTCTTTATAGAGCCATTGAAGAGAGAGTGGAAAAACAGTTTTCTGAGGGTTTCGTGGAGGAAGTAGGCAGGCTACTTTCCATGGGATATGATGAAAAACTCCCTGCCATGCAGGGCTTTGGATACAAGGAGTTGGTTTTGTTCCATAGGGGGGTTCTTTCCCTTGATGAAGCCAAGCAGGGTGACATAAAGGCAACCAAGGCTTTTGCTAGGCGCCAGATGACGTGGTTTAGACGTTTTTCGCCCAGTTTGTGGTATGATGTAACGGATAGAGTGCCCTATCAAGACATAAGGCAAGTGGTAGAACGTTGGAGAACGATATTAAATTGGTAG
- a CDS encoding pyruvate flavodoxin/ferredoxin oxidoreductase domain protein (PFAM: domain; Transketolase, C-terminal domain~COGs: COG0674 Pyruvate:ferredoxin oxidoreductase and related 2-oxoacid:ferredoxin oxidoreductase alpha subunit~InterPro IPR002880~KEGG: aco:Amico_1018 pyruvate flavodoxin/ferredoxin oxidoreductase domain protein~PFAM: pyruvate flavodoxin/ferredoxin oxidoreductase domain protein~SPTR: Pyruvate flavodoxin/ferredoxin oxidoreductase domain protein): MARVLMKGTEAIAEAAIQAGCKYFFGYPITPQNEIPEYMSAKLPKIGGAYVQAESEVAAINMVMGGGATGTKVMTSSSSPGISLMSEGLSYIAGCEIPAVIVNVMRAGPGLGGILPAQGDYFQATKGGGNGDYRLLVLAPSTLQEAVDLTQLAFDLAFKYRNPVMILADGFMGQMMEAVEINEYKGQEFDVVPWALGNMEKRGKRTILKSLHLNPEDLEKHNFKLNEKYKRMQEEEVRYEEFHAEDAEVLIVAFGTTARIAKSAILNLRKEGKKVGMIRPITLFPFPYDAVKEKSDKAKHVLVIEMNMGQMLEDVKLAVGERAPISFFGHAGGIAHSVQEIEDKIREIL; encoded by the coding sequence ATGGCTAGGGTTTTGATGAAGGGAACAGAGGCTATAGCTGAAGCTGCCATACAGGCAGGTTGTAAGTACTTTTTTGGTTATCCTATAACTCCCCAGAACGAAATTCCTGAGTACATGTCCGCAAAGCTGCCTAAAATAGGGGGAGCGTATGTTCAGGCAGAAAGCGAAGTTGCGGCAATAAACATGGTGATGGGTGGAGGAGCTACAGGTACAAAGGTGATGACGTCCTCTTCCAGCCCGGGGATCTCTCTTATGTCCGAGGGATTGAGCTACATCGCTGGATGTGAGATTCCGGCCGTCATAGTGAACGTGATGAGAGCAGGTCCAGGTTTAGGCGGCATTCTACCCGCCCAGGGTGATTACTTCCAGGCAACCAAAGGCGGTGGAAACGGCGACTATAGGTTATTGGTGCTTGCTCCCAGCACACTACAAGAAGCAGTGGACTTGACCCAGTTGGCTTTCGATTTGGCCTTCAAGTATAGGAACCCGGTGATGATACTTGCGGACGGTTTCATGGGGCAAATGATGGAGGCCGTAGAAATCAATGAGTACAAAGGGCAGGAGTTCGATGTGGTCCCATGGGCTTTGGGAAACATGGAAAAACGAGGAAAGAGGACCATTCTTAAAAGCTTACACCTTAACCCAGAAGACCTGGAAAAGCACAATTTTAAACTTAATGAGAAATATAAAAGAATGCAGGAAGAGGAAGTTAGATACGAGGAATTTCATGCTGAAGACGCGGAGGTTTTGATTGTGGCTTTTGGAACCACAGCACGTATAGCCAAGTCCGCCATACTCAACCTCCGAAAAGAGGGCAAGAAAGTCGGGATGATAAGGCCCATTACTCTTTTCCCGTTCCCCTATGATGCGGTAAAAGAAAAGTCAGACAAGGCCAAACACGTCCTTGTGATAGAAATGAACATGGGGCAAATGCTAGAGGACGTGAAACTCGCGGTTGGAGAGAGAGCTCCGATCTCTTTCTTTGGGCACGCCGGTGGTATAGCTCACTCGGTGCAGGAAATAGAGGACAAAATAAGGGAAATCCTCTAA
- a CDS encoding putative ATP/GTP-binding protein (KEGG: aco:Amico_1020 putative ATP/GTP-binding protein~SPTR: Putative ATP/GTP-binding protein;~manually curated), with translation MIIREDIVKDLVAKYPWPKAIAVTGALGSGKTEWVLNLAFALKATAVPVTVADVDIINPYFCVRQIQTRLEEEGLTIIAPPESAKWSDMPVLSPKVGWALKDPEGKLLMDIGGDAIGVRALKQFSDLLEDVGYMLMLIVNTFRPQTSDTQGIADMIRRMESISSLKIKALVANCHLMEETTVDELVHGINKAREASKELSLPLLYATVPPSLHSEMDRISSVIDVPLWPLERRMMLPWEEDYMWTRQ, from the coding sequence TTGATTATCAGAGAAGATATAGTAAAGGACTTAGTGGCGAAGTATCCATGGCCAAAGGCCATAGCGGTAACTGGGGCGTTGGGTTCGGGCAAGACCGAGTGGGTTTTGAATCTGGCCTTTGCGCTAAAAGCAACAGCAGTTCCAGTCACAGTAGCCGACGTAGACATAATAAATCCATATTTTTGTGTGAGGCAGATTCAGACACGTTTGGAGGAAGAGGGCCTTACTATAATAGCTCCTCCAGAGAGCGCCAAATGGTCAGATATGCCAGTCTTATCACCCAAAGTAGGATGGGCTTTAAAGGATCCAGAAGGGAAGCTTTTGATGGACATTGGCGGAGATGCCATAGGAGTAAGGGCATTGAAACAGTTCTCTGACCTTTTGGAAGATGTAGGATATATGTTGATGCTTATAGTTAATACCTTTCGTCCTCAAACTTCCGATACTCAAGGCATTGCCGACATGATAAGGCGGATGGAATCCATAAGCTCCTTGAAGATAAAAGCTTTGGTCGCAAATTGCCACTTGATGGAGGAGACCACTGTTGATGAGTTGGTACATGGAATAAATAAGGCCCGGGAAGCATCGAAGGAACTTTCTCTTCCCTTACTTTATGCCACAGTGCCTCCGAGCCTTCACTCCGAGATGGACAGGATTTCAAGTGTCATAGATGTTCCTCTTTGGCCCCTTGAGCGCAGAATGATGCTGCCGTGGGAGGAAGATTACATGTGGACTAGGCAATAA
- a CDS encoding SSU ribosomal protein S1P (PFAM: S1 RNA binding domain~TIGRFAM: ribosomal protein S1~COGs: COG0539 Ribosomal protein S1~InterPro IPR003029: IPR000110~KEGG: aco:Amico_1023 RNA binding S1 domain protein~PFAM: RNA binding S1 domain protein~SPTR: RNA binding S1 domain protein): MLMDENKQNKENFEMSNNKPQDTQAPKPQENEETMENIFEQYIADDIRRGKVVEGVIVDATDGGWLVDVGFKVEGFLPKNEWSQGILVEEKETPQKGETVTVKVVSIKHGEESQLIVSRWRCEFDRRWNELEKHLEQSDIVTVKGLRKVKGGLIVDCLGLEGFIPISHTSEEGKSVNLSKLVGGTFDAKVIEKDRRKRRLVLSRRVILEEERSKLLDEFYGKVSEGDVVEGTVSTVTSFGAFVDLGPIEGLIHNSELSWQKNVNPRDVVSKGDKVSVKVIGIDREKNKISLSLKQLQPDPWESAKEKLSVGDIVKGTVTNVMDFGVFVEVLPGVEGLIHIGDLSWHRIKHPKEVVKKGQTIEVQVLSLDWENKRIGLGLKQLHDPWKNIEERYQVNQDYPVKVVRLTDFGAFVELEQGVEGLIHVSQIARKRVEKPSDVLSIGQEVQARLVDMRPQERRIRLSIAAIEEEKYRKQREEEKKQRMAEQAKSKPQFASDEDNVSVTIGDILGDFLK, encoded by the coding sequence ATGTTGATGGACGAAAACAAACAAAATAAGGAAAATTTCGAAATGAGCAATAACAAGCCCCAAGACACTCAGGCACCAAAGCCTCAAGAAAACGAGGAAACGATGGAAAACATCTTTGAACAGTACATTGCAGACGACATACGCCGTGGGAAAGTCGTTGAAGGTGTGATAGTAGATGCTACCGATGGAGGGTGGCTGGTCGATGTAGGTTTTAAGGTAGAAGGTTTTCTGCCTAAAAACGAGTGGAGCCAGGGTATTTTGGTAGAGGAGAAAGAAACGCCACAGAAGGGGGAGACAGTGACTGTAAAGGTTGTCTCCATAAAGCACGGAGAAGAATCTCAGCTCATAGTGAGCCGGTGGCGCTGTGAGTTTGACCGTCGTTGGAACGAGTTGGAGAAACATCTTGAACAAAGCGACATAGTTACGGTAAAGGGGCTCCGCAAGGTCAAAGGAGGACTTATCGTAGATTGTCTAGGTTTGGAAGGTTTTATTCCTATTTCCCATACATCTGAAGAAGGCAAAAGCGTAAACCTTTCCAAGTTGGTTGGCGGGACCTTCGATGCTAAAGTCATAGAGAAGGACCGCAGGAAACGCAGGCTTGTCCTTTCGAGGAGGGTAATATTGGAAGAGGAAAGGTCCAAGCTTCTAGATGAATTCTATGGAAAGGTTTCCGAGGGAGATGTGGTGGAAGGTACGGTTTCAACGGTAACCTCCTTCGGAGCTTTTGTTGATTTAGGACCTATAGAAGGACTAATCCACAATAGCGAGCTATCTTGGCAGAAAAACGTAAATCCAAGGGATGTGGTCTCCAAGGGAGACAAGGTGTCTGTCAAGGTGATTGGAATAGATAGGGAGAAAAATAAAATTTCTCTGAGTTTGAAACAACTGCAACCGGATCCCTGGGAAAGTGCCAAGGAAAAACTTTCCGTGGGAGACATAGTAAAGGGAACGGTAACGAACGTGATGGATTTTGGCGTGTTCGTCGAGGTTTTGCCAGGGGTCGAGGGCCTTATCCATATCGGTGACCTGAGCTGGCACAGGATCAAACATCCAAAGGAAGTCGTCAAAAAGGGCCAGACCATAGAAGTCCAAGTTCTTTCTCTGGATTGGGAGAACAAGAGAATAGGCTTAGGTTTGAAACAGCTTCATGACCCGTGGAAAAACATAGAAGAAAGATATCAAGTCAACCAGGATTACCCAGTAAAGGTCGTCAGGCTTACCGATTTTGGTGCCTTCGTAGAATTAGAGCAAGGTGTTGAAGGGCTGATACACGTCTCCCAAATCGCTAGAAAGAGGGTAGAAAAGCCCTCGGACGTTCTGTCAATAGGCCAAGAGGTTCAAGCAAGGCTTGTGGACATGAGGCCTCAGGAGAGAAGAATCAGATTAAGCATTGCGGCCATAGAAGAGGAGAAGTATAGAAAACAAAGGGAAGAGGAAAAGAAGCAGCGTATGGCAGAGCAAGCTAAAAGTAAGCCTCAATTTGCTTCAGATGAAGACAATGTCTCTGTTACCATAGGCGATATCTTGGGAGATTTTTTAAAGTAA
- a CDS encoding 4Fe-4S ferredoxin iron-sulfur binding domain protein (InterPro IPR017900: IPR017896~KEGG: aco:Amico_1019 4Fe-4S ferredoxin iron-sulfur binding domain protein~SPTR: 4Fe-4S ferredoxin iron-sulfur binding domain protein) — translation MAKGRIEVFEEYCKSCGLCVAACPMKVLRISDKINSKGYRPVEQFKEGCIACKMCATTCPDAAIEVYKIEDSQ, via the coding sequence ATGGCAAAAGGTCGCATTGAGGTTTTTGAGGAATACTGTAAAAGTTGCGGGCTTTGTGTGGCGGCCTGTCCAATGAAGGTTTTGCGCATATCCGATAAGATCAACAGCAAGGGGTACAGACCTGTAGAACAGTTCAAAGAAGGCTGCATTGCCTGCAAGATGTGCGCTACGACATGTCCAGATGCTGCTATAGAAGTTTACAAGATTGAAGATAGTCAATAG
- a CDS encoding DNA mismatch repair protein MutL (PFAM: Histidine kinase-, DNA gyrase B-, and HSP90-like ATPase; MutL C terminal dimerisation domain; DNA mismatch repair protein, C-terminal domain~TIGRFAM: DNA mismatch repair protein MutL~COGs: COG0323 DNA mismatch repair enzyme (predicted ATPase)~InterProIPR020667: IPR014762: IPR003594: IPR013507: IPR 014790~KEGG: aco:Amico_1026 DNA mismatch repair protein domain protein~PFAM: DNA mismatch repair protein domain protein; ATP-binding region ATPase domain protein; MutL dimerisation~SPTR: DNA mismatch repair protein mutL), with the protein MRRIEKLKPDVSARIAAGEVIESPASIVKELIENSLDAGATTIKIALNQGGKSKIVVEDDGVGILFNDLPLAVERFATSKISDVDDLGHIGTFGFRGEALGSIAAVSRLEIRSMAREEAEGGLLICTGGKVELHRRINTFPGTRVQVEDLFFNFPARRKFLKSSQGETRRVSSVVRDYAVAFPDKVFTLMSEDRVIFSTEGNTEERTFLDILDKIWPSHCPIQQGKVDFVPVKITAFWQPLREGTRVNLTVFVNGRRVQDSVVRAAISSFGQAASGLWFVIVEVPPEDLDVNIHPAKAEVRFKNSGEIYKAASKLVEDMLMGSKQMFSIPLRPSSEGRPVLAQTEDDGEEPQKWERDLGENLGGNGPEEVHDTDHGETFLQFVDEDEQHVRFLGRLSSGYLLYEYSTNFVLLDPHASHERILFEFFLSRIRDGSRQNIYPELELPPSVSEVAREWVKILEEWGFSFKEREGVLYLSGVPAGISEKNLSPIGVLRLALDAAEKTAGEDLAEVFAEGLASEACKGAIKITKIIEEKEALALWNELFACKKPQACPHGRPTHVVVTAEDMERLFRRK; encoded by the coding sequence TTGAGAAGAATAGAAAAGCTTAAACCCGATGTTTCTGCAAGGATCGCCGCAGGAGAGGTAATAGAGAGTCCTGCATCTATAGTGAAGGAGCTTATAGAGAACTCCCTGGACGCTGGTGCTACTACTATAAAAATAGCTTTGAATCAAGGTGGCAAGTCCAAAATAGTCGTCGAAGACGACGGAGTTGGCATTTTGTTCAACGATTTGCCCCTAGCCGTGGAGCGCTTCGCAACCAGTAAAATATCCGACGTTGATGACCTGGGCCATATAGGCACGTTTGGCTTTCGCGGAGAAGCATTGGGCAGCATTGCTGCGGTAAGCAGGCTGGAGATACGTAGCATGGCCAGGGAGGAAGCGGAAGGTGGACTGTTGATATGTACTGGGGGCAAGGTGGAACTTCATAGGAGGATAAACACCTTTCCAGGCACCAGGGTGCAGGTTGAAGACCTCTTTTTTAATTTCCCAGCCAGAAGAAAGTTTCTTAAAAGTTCTCAAGGGGAGACACGAAGGGTTTCTTCAGTGGTTAGAGATTATGCGGTTGCCTTCCCTGATAAGGTTTTTACGTTGATGAGTGAGGATAGGGTAATTTTTTCAACGGAGGGCAATACCGAAGAGAGGACGTTCCTGGACATCCTGGATAAAATATGGCCTTCACATTGTCCCATTCAGCAGGGGAAGGTGGATTTTGTTCCTGTCAAGATAACCGCTTTTTGGCAGCCCTTGAGGGAAGGCACCAGAGTGAACCTTACCGTCTTCGTCAACGGAAGGAGAGTGCAGGACTCAGTGGTGAGGGCGGCCATATCGTCCTTTGGACAGGCTGCTTCAGGACTCTGGTTTGTGATCGTAGAGGTACCACCAGAAGACTTGGACGTGAACATACATCCTGCCAAAGCGGAGGTGCGCTTCAAAAACAGCGGAGAAATCTACAAGGCTGCCAGCAAGCTCGTAGAGGACATGCTAATGGGATCAAAACAAATGTTCTCCATACCTTTGCGGCCCTCTTCAGAAGGTAGGCCGGTTCTAGCTCAGACAGAAGATGACGGAGAAGAACCACAAAAGTGGGAAAGGGATTTGGGAGAAAATTTAGGAGGAAACGGTCCTGAAGAGGTACATGACACGGATCACGGGGAAACTTTTTTGCAGTTTGTTGATGAAGATGAACAACATGTAAGGTTTTTAGGAAGGCTTTCCAGTGGTTATCTGTTGTATGAGTATTCTACTAATTTTGTCTTACTGGACCCGCATGCATCCCACGAGAGGATACTATTTGAGTTCTTCTTGAGCAGGATAAGAGATGGCTCAAGGCAGAACATATATCCCGAATTAGAACTCCCCCCTAGTGTCTCCGAGGTTGCAAGGGAGTGGGTCAAGATCTTGGAAGAGTGGGGTTTTTCCTTCAAGGAGCGGGAGGGAGTATTGTATCTTTCTGGAGTTCCAGCGGGGATATCTGAAAAGAATTTGAGCCCCATAGGTGTTTTGAGGCTTGCTTTGGATGCTGCCGAAAAGACGGCGGGAGAGGATTTAGCGGAAGTTTTTGCAGAAGGGTTGGCCTCTGAAGCTTGTAAAGGTGCCATAAAAATAACCAAGATAATAGAGGAAAAGGAAGCTTTAGCCCTGTGGAATGAACTCTTTGCTTGCAAAAAACCTCAAGCCTGTCCTCATGGAAGACCCACTCACGTTGTCGTTACGGCAGAAGACATGGAAAGACTTTTCAGGAGGAAATGA
- a CDS encoding peptide deformylase (PFAM: Polypeptide deformylase~TIGRFAM: peptide deformylase~COGs: COG0242 N-formylmethionyl-tRNA deformylase~InterPro IPR000181~KEGG: aco:Amico_1022 peptide deformylase~PFAM: formylmethionine deformylase~PRIAM: Peptide deformylase~SPTR: Peptide deformylase;~TIGRFAM: peptide deformylase), producing MTTLKVRIYPDPILRKEAAPVEVFDGELEKFIKEMFDVMRKEDGVGLAAPQVGVSKQIAVVSYGGQDYVLINPKVLESSGSERREEGCLSVPGIYEEVERPYRVVVEACNEKGKVERIAAEGFLARAFLHEIDHLRGKLFIDYLSVLKRQIIKKKMRKHWKE from the coding sequence ATGACCACCTTAAAGGTACGAATCTATCCCGATCCTATTTTGCGTAAGGAAGCTGCTCCCGTGGAAGTCTTCGACGGAGAGCTGGAGAAGTTCATAAAGGAAATGTTTGATGTCATGAGGAAAGAGGACGGCGTTGGGTTGGCCGCTCCTCAGGTAGGTGTGAGCAAGCAGATAGCCGTAGTGTCCTATGGAGGACAAGACTACGTTTTGATAAACCCCAAAGTGCTGGAATCGTCAGGTAGTGAACGCCGTGAGGAAGGATGTTTGAGCGTCCCTGGAATATACGAAGAAGTGGAGCGCCCTTATCGTGTAGTGGTGGAGGCCTGCAATGAAAAGGGAAAGGTGGAAAGGATAGCCGCTGAGGGGTTTCTGGCCAGGGCCTTTCTTCACGAAATTGACCACTTGCGAGGAAAACTTTTCATAGATTATCTTTCGGTTTTAAAGAGGCAGATAATAAAGAAAAAAATGCGCAAACACTGGAAGGAGTGA
- a CDS encoding 4-hydroxy-3-methylbut-2-enyl diphosphate reductase (PFAM: LytB protein~TIGRFAM: (E)-4-hydroxy-3-methyl-but-2-enyl pyrophosphate reductase (IPP and DMAPP forming)~COGs: COG0761 Penicillin tolerance protein~InterPro IPR003451~KEGG: tai:Taci_1028 hydroxymethylbutenyl pyrophosphate reductase~PFAM: LytB protein~PRIAM: 4-hydroxy-3-methylbut-2-enyl diphosphate reductase~SPTR: 4-hydroxy-3-methylbut-2-enyl diphosphate reductase;~TIGRFAM: hydroxymethylbutenyl pyrophosphate reductase) gives MVEPKVILADPIGFCFGVERAVNLLEEALKVHGKVYCIGSPIHNPQETARLENKGLVVVDSGEEIPNGSAVFVRAHGLPEGDRRELLNRGHSLIDGTCPFVFKAQKKASFLISQGYRVLILGDKDHPEVKAITQHLGERSSVVLPGEPLPEEVSGGKVGIISQTTQRLEDLANLVQLVVPKASELRVYNTICGATEARQKAVAELAGITDGVVVIGGKNSANTRKLFEIALERNNQAIWIEEASELDWRWLEGKSIIGVAAGASTPDWLIDDFLKLLGKAKGVVKEDGR, from the coding sequence TTGGTAGAACCCAAAGTGATTTTAGCAGATCCTATAGGCTTTTGTTTTGGAGTTGAGAGGGCAGTGAACCTTCTAGAGGAGGCCTTAAAGGTCCACGGAAAGGTTTACTGTATTGGCAGTCCCATACACAACCCACAGGAAACTGCGAGATTGGAAAATAAAGGCCTTGTAGTTGTGGATTCGGGGGAAGAGATCCCCAATGGGTCTGCCGTGTTCGTGAGAGCCCATGGGTTGCCTGAAGGAGATAGAAGAGAGCTTTTGAATCGAGGCCACTCGTTAATAGATGGAACGTGTCCTTTCGTCTTCAAGGCTCAAAAGAAGGCCTCCTTCCTCATTTCTCAAGGATACAGGGTGCTTATTTTGGGAGATAAGGATCATCCAGAGGTCAAGGCCATAACCCAGCACTTAGGCGAACGTAGTAGTGTAGTGCTTCCAGGAGAGCCACTGCCTGAGGAAGTGTCCGGGGGCAAGGTTGGTATAATCTCCCAAACTACACAGAGGCTGGAAGATCTAGCCAATTTGGTTCAGCTTGTGGTCCCAAAGGCGAGCGAGCTCAGAGTCTACAACACCATATGTGGGGCTACTGAGGCCAGGCAGAAAGCTGTAGCTGAACTGGCCGGAATAACTGACGGTGTTGTGGTTATCGGGGGGAAAAATAGTGCCAATACCAGAAAATTGTTTGAAATAGCCCTGGAAAGGAATAACCAGGCTATTTGGATAGAAGAGGCGTCGGAATTGGATTGGAGGTGGTTGGAAGGTAAGAGTATCATAGGAGTTGCCGCTGGAGCCAGCACTCCAGATTGGCTTATCGACGATTTTTTAAAGCTGCTGGGCAAAGCGAAGGGTGTAGTCAAGGAGGATGGAAGGTAA